The sequence below is a genomic window from Mycobacteroides abscessus ATCC 19977.
CCGAGCACGCGGAGTCGGCGTATGAGCTGGCCACCACGCGCGGCGGCGGTCTTATCAACCCTGGACGTTGAACCTGCCGATCCCGGGTATGAAACGTCCAACTCGCGCTCCGTATTCGCGATAGGTGGTGCCGTGCGCCGCTAATAGATAGGGCTCCTCGACGTCGCGTACCTGCAGCTCGATGGATGCCACCAAGAGTGCAAATCCGCTGAGGGCCAGCGGGTTAGGTGTCATCAGCGCGGACCCGGCAGCGAATGTCAACATCGCGGTGAAGATCGGGTTCCGCACCCAGCCGAAGACGCCGGTACTCACCAGTGCGGTGGTCTCTCGGGTATCGACGCCCACCCGCCAGGATTCGCCCATTGCTCGTTGCGCCCAGACCGTCGCGATGATTCCGCCCACCGCGAGCACGGTTCCGGCCGCCTGGGTTGGTCGGTTGTCAAGGGCGGCAAGGGCAGCGGCGACCCCGGACAATTGAGCCAAGGGTGCGAGCAGTGCCATCGCTATTGCCGCGCTGAATCCCACGCCTGCCAGCCATTCGCGTGAACCAGGGCGGCCGTGGAATCCGCGGAAGCCGGTGGATCCGGTCGTGCGCCACTGCCGGTAGCTCTTCCAGCCGAATCCTGCGGCGATGAAGACCACGTACAGGGCGAGTGCTGCCACAGCCATGGGGCATCCTCTCTATTAATGCATACATTCGCATAGAACAATATTCGAGGCGGGGTGTCAACACCGGTGCGGCATGGGTGCGGGGCTTACCCGACTAGCGGGACCACAGCCGCCACATGTGTGTGGCGGCGTCATATCTACGCGCCCGCTGTGCGGCCTCCACCGCGGCCATGCCCCCGGTCAGCTCGTAGAAGAACAGCAGCGCAACGAGAAATGCGACATGCCCATCGGGTGCTTCTTGCGGCGCGAAGTAGCCGACCGCACCTGCGTCCAGGAATGCTTCCGCGAGTTCGGGTCTCCCTGTTTCACATCCGATGGAAACCACGAAACTCCCGGGAAGCCGTAGGTGCCGGCGTACTTCGTCAGGACCCAGTAATCCATTGAACGGCTGATCGGAGGCGATCGGCTCGCCGAGCTCGGGGAGCAGGATCCGGCCTTCGTCGCCGTGGCAGCCAAGGACCACAAATGGGGCGACAGTTCGGTCGCTTCCTAGCGCAGTGACGATGTGGCGGGGTTGTCCGACCGGGTGGTAATGCACCCTGATCCCGAACTCCTCCAGCGCATCCCGTAGTGGCCGGGAAGACGAATCGTCGATGTTGACGAGGTCCACCTCGGTCCACGTCAGGGCGCCTGCGACAACGTCATCGATTCGGGACTGTGACACGGGTGGCAGCCTAAACGCCGATTTGTAAGCCGGCCACCGAGTTTTATCTGGGGGATTCCGCCGAAAGACAGTGCGATAGAGCACTTCTTGGCAATCCGTGTGTCCCCCGGAAGCCCTCATCTAGGCTCCTGCAGTTATGAGGACTGTTTTGGGGGTGGCGTCGTACCTTTGCGTGCTGGCGATGACAGTGGCGTCCGCGGGCACCGCCTCGGCGAATCCAGATGAGCTGCCTGTGCAGACAGAGGCGTTGTCCAGCCTGATGCTCGAGCCCGGGGACGTGGCACCCGTCATGGGGGCCGGCATGTACGTGGCCGGAGATTGGGCCGCGTTGGTATCGGATCGGACCGACAGGCCCGAATGCGGCAGCGTGGTACTCGCGTCGGGCGCGAGCTATGAATCGTCCAATTATCTGTCCGGGCGGTACCGGTCATTGATCGACAGCCCCAACTGGACGCGGCTGGTCGACCAGAGCATGGTGATTTTTCCCGAGTGGTCGGATGCCACGGACTTCGCGCTCGCCGAGGCCGATCGCTGGCGCGCTTGCGAGAACCAGCGAGTCACGTCGCTCTTGCCGCAACCCGACGGAAGCACGCGTCGCGAGTGGGTGCAGCTCCGCAAGATCGTCCAGGTCCAGGAGGTTCTGGTGGTCGGCTACACGTGGCCGACGGATTTCGGTGGAGTCATATATTGCCAGCACGCGCTGGCGCCGTTGCGAAATGTGGCTATCGACGTGCGGGCTTGCGCGGAACGGGACGGCAGCCGCGCCCTCGATCTCATCCTAGGGCTGCTGCCCCGCGTGGCCCGGGCATAGCCATACGGAAGGCGCTGTCACCAAACTGGTCTCGGGTAGCCTCGGACGGGTGGCCGATGGAGGCGGCATCCTTGTCTGTGGCGAGACGCTCGTCGATCTGGTCCCGGTTGCCGGCGGGTTGCGGCGCCCGGTACCCGGTGGCGGTCCGTATAACACCGCGATCGCGGCGGCGAAGCTGGGTGCGCCGACCGCTCTGCTCACCCATGTGTCCCACGACGCGTTCGGTAGTCGGTGCGTGCAGGACCTTGCCGCGGCGGGAGTCGATGAGTCATTGGTGATGCGCCATGACGTTCCGACGACATTGGCCGTTGCCGACGTCGACGAACACGGAGCCGCCCGTTACCTGTTCTATTGGCAGGGAACTTCCAATGATGTTGCGATCCAATCGTTTCCAGATCCGGTGCGGACTCCGGTGGCAATCTGGGCGGGTTCGATCGCCAGCGTGCTCTGGCGTGAACGTGACGAACTGCGCGCGTGGATCGCCCGGCACTACGCGGACATCCCGCTCACATTCGATGTGAACGTTCGCCCCGCGCTCATCTCGCACCGGCAGACCTATGCCGCACGGATCGTTCCGTGGCTCTCCGTGGCGCGTGTGGCACGCGCCAGCACCGACGACTTGGAGTTCCTATATCCGGGTGTATCGGTGCGGGACGCGGTAAACGCTTGGCTCGATGCGTACCCGCGCATCGAGATCGCGGTGATCACCTGCGGTGCGGCGGGATCGCTGGCCTTCCGCAGGGGTGAACCGTCGCCCCTGCGTATCGCCGCCCACAAGGTCAGTGTCGTCGACACCGTCGGCGCCGGTGACACTTACACCGGCGCCTTCCTTGACGGGTTCTATCGGCATCGGCTCGATCTGCCCGAGGCTCTGCGTCGTGCGGCGGTGGCCGCGGCCATCACCTGCACCCGCCCCGGGGCACAGCCGCCCGATGCCACGGAGCTGGCCAACGAGCTGCGCCGTGTGACGTCCTAGGGTTCAATACACAGGAATCGGAGGGCCGATGCGAGGGGGCGAGGGGGCGAGGGGGAAGGTATGCGATCGGTGATGGGGGCATTGTCGGTGGCGCTGGGTGTCATGACCCCGGCCACCGCCACCGCCGACCCTTCGTCCAACGTGCCGCCCGCGGCCATCGACCGCCTCATGTTCAGTCAGCGGGAAGCTGAGCGGGTGATGGGCGCCGGGCTGCCCAATGTGCAACGGCAGAGCGCCACCTTCGCCTTGGACACCGATCGGCCGGACTGTGGGAGCGTCGTGTTGGCCTCGGTGTCGAGCTACGACCGGTCGCCCTACATGGCAGCCCACTCGCAGGCGCTCTGGGATCACCCGGGCTGGTTCACCCTGGTTGATCAAAGCGTGGCGGTCTTCAGCACCGACCAAGAAGCCCGCGGCTTCACGCGCAGTGAGGCCGATCGTTGGCGCACGTGCGAAAACCAGACGATCAATGTCTCCGAGCAGGCGGTCGACGGCTCCGTGTTGCAAGCAACGGTGGACATCCGGGACATCACCCAGGTCGACAATGTGCTGGCTGTCAGCTACGGAAGGAACGATTCGGCGTACGCCTTCTGCCAGCATGTGCTGCTCGGCGAACGCAATGTTGCCATCGATATCCGCACGTGTTCAACGGTTTCCAAGAGTGACGGGGAGCGGGCGTTCGAATTGATGAAGATCGTGGGTCCGCGGGTGTGGGAGGCATAGGCCATGAGAATGTCGGCAATGACGATCGTGCTGTCGGCGGCATTGGCTTGTGCCGCACCTGCTTTGGCTGAGCAAGGCTCGCCGATACCGCCCGCCGCGATCGACGATCTGATGGTCACACCGGATGAGGCGTCCTCGGTGATGAAGACGGGCTTTCCGGTGGTTGATCGGTTCAACGCGCTCTCGGCCCTCACGACGGACAGGCCGGACTGTGGCAGCGTGGTGCTGCCGTCGGTGGCCACCTACGACCGCGGGCCATACATGGCCGCGCACCAGCAGTACCTACAGGACAGCGCTCCCTGGAACGTCCAGCTTGCCCAGAGCATCGCTGTTTTCCCCACGGACGATGAGGCCCGCGACTTCGCGTCCACGGAGATGGACATGTGGTTGAAGTGTTCGAAGCACACCGTGCACGATTCCGCCCAGTGGAGGTACGCGATCGGGTCATTGCATCGGGATGACGACGCGGTAGTTGGTTCCTACGTGATGATCACGAACGATGGTGCGCGTATGTCCTGCTCCCGGCTGCTGGCCAGAGTCCGGAACACCGCCACCGACCTGCGCGCATGCTCGGCCGGACCCGAAAGCTACCAACGTCTGCTGGGGATCGCGAAGATCATCGGCCCCCGCTACGACGCCGCCTAGCAACCCACCGCGCGCCGGGGGTTCACGGATGTTTGACGGGTGGCGATATCGGTTCCTGCCTGCGCCGCCGCGAACCGGTGTAGATCCGCCATGCTCGCGGTGCTGCCCGCGATCGTGCCGTTGGGCAGCCGTGCTTCACCGCCGGCGACGGTAACCGGGAGGTCGCCCAGCTGGTAGGCCCCGTCGGGCATCCCAGCCGCGCACATCGCATCGGTGACAAGAGCGATCCGGTCGGGGCCGACCGCGGCCAGCACCGTGCGGTAGATCGCGGGATGGATGTGCACCCCGTCGGCGATCAGCTCGATGGTCACGTCCGGGCTCTCCAGAAGTGCGGGGATGGGGCCCGGCTCGCGGTGGTGGATCGGCCGCATGGCATTGAACAGGTGGGTGGCCACGGTTGCCCCTGCCGAAATCGCCTGTTGTGTCTGCTCATAGGTGGCATTGGTATGCCCCACGGCGGCCACCACTCCCCGCCCCGAGAGCATTTCGATCGCCGATATCGCGCCCGGCAGCTCGGGTGCGATGGTGACCATCTTGATGTGCCCACCCCCGGCGTCGAGCAGCCGTTCCAGCTCGCCAAGGTCCGGTTCGCGAAGCAGCCGCGGGTCGTGTGCCCCGGCATATTGTGGGGACAGCCAGGGGCCTTCGAGATGAATTCCGGCGATACCCTCTGCTCCGGTCATCTCGGCGAGCACACGCACGGCACGGAGCAGGTCATCGGGAGCCAGGGTGACCAGACTGGCCAGCAAGCCATCGGTGCCGTGTGATCGGTGCCAGGTGGCGGCAACCAGATTGGCCTCGGCGTCGCGTCCGAATGATGCGCCGCCCCCGCCGTGTACGTGCATATCGAAAAATCCGGGAGCGGTCACGGACATTTCACAGTGTCTCGGTTACCTTGGACAAACCTCTTGGCACATCCGGGTTTTCGCCGCGGCCGATCGCCAGCTGCATGGCCAGCAGTTGCAACGGAATGATGGCCAGCATGGGTGAGAGCTCCTCAAGCGTGGGTTCCAGCGTCACGCCCAGGCCCGTCGCCGCCACCGCGTCCGCCGAGCCGATGCAACAGACGTCGGCCCCACGTCCGGCCAGCCTGTGCAGCACGTCGTTCATGGCCCGGCCACCGACGCCGTCGGGCACGATGGCGATCACCGGCACCTGATGGTCGACCATTGCCAGCGGCCCGTGCAGCAGATCAGCCCCTGAGAACGCTTGAGCGGAAAGGTAACTGGTCTCCATCAGCTTGAGGGCAGCCTCGCGGGCAGTCGGATAGGAGTAGCCGCGTCCGGTGGTGACCAAGCGTGAGGCGAATCGGTAGCGAGTCGCCAGCTGTTGGACGACGGCGCTGTGCAGAATTTCTTCGCCACGCTCGGGGAGCAGCGCGGCCGCTGTATTGTCGCGACCGGCCACGTCGGTGAGCAGCAGATACAGCGCCAAGAGCTGCGCGGTGTACGACTTGGTGGCCGCGACAGCGAGTTCGGGTCCGGCCAGTACGTCTATGTGGTGTTCGGCTGCTGTCGCCAACGGGGAGCGCGCGGCGTTGGTTACCGCCACTGTGCACGCGCCTTGCTGGCGCGCCACCGTGAGCGTCTGGACCAGATCCGGTGAGCCGCCGGATTGGCTGACCCCGATGACCAGCACGCCCGAAAGATCCGGCCGTGCACCGTAGGTCGTCATGGTCGACGGCGAGGCCAGGCCCGCGGGGAGCTGCCAGATGATCTCGGTGAGGTACTTTCCGTACAACGCGGCGTGGTCGCTGGTTCCCCGTGCGACGAAGAGCACGAACCGGGGGCTGTACTCGACGATCTTCGCCGCTACCTCCGCTATCGCGGAACGCCCGTCGGAAAGTAGCCGCCCCCATACGGTTGGCTGTTGGCGAATCTCGTCGGCCATGTGCGTGCCCGCGGTCATGCGCTCTCCAATCCCTCGACATCGACCCCGGCCAGGGCCAGTGCTCCGAATACCGGTTCACGTTGCAGCACAGCAACATCCGAAACACCGGAGGTTCTTGTGCGTT
It includes:
- a CDS encoding methyltransferase family protein, yielding MAVAALALYVVFIAAGFGWKSYRQWRTTGSTGFRGFHGRPGSREWLAGVGFSAAIAMALLAPLAQLSGVAAALAALDNRPTQAAGTVLAVGGIIATVWAQRAMGESWRVGVDTRETTALVSTGVFGWVRNPIFTAMLTFAAGSALMTPNPLALSGFALLVASIELQVRDVEEPYLLAAHGTTYREYGARVGRFIPGIGRFNVQG
- a CDS encoding sensor domain-containing protein encodes the protein MASYLCVLAMTVASAGTASANPDELPVQTEALSSLMLEPGDVAPVMGAGMYVAGDWAALVSDRTDRPECGSVVLASGASYESSNYLSGRYRSLIDSPNWTRLVDQSMVIFPEWSDATDFALAEADRWRACENQRVTSLLPQPDGSTRREWVQLRKIVQVQEVLVVGYTWPTDFGGVIYCQHALAPLRNVAIDVRACAERDGSRALDLILGLLPRVARA
- a CDS encoding PfkB family carbohydrate kinase; its protein translation is MADGGGILVCGETLVDLVPVAGGLRRPVPGGGPYNTAIAAAKLGAPTALLTHVSHDAFGSRCVQDLAAAGVDESLVMRHDVPTTLAVADVDEHGAARYLFYWQGTSNDVAIQSFPDPVRTPVAIWAGSIASVLWRERDELRAWIARHYADIPLTFDVNVRPALISHRQTYAARIVPWLSVARVARASTDDLEFLYPGVSVRDAVNAWLDAYPRIEIAVITCGAAGSLAFRRGEPSPLRIAAHKVSVVDTVGAGDTYTGAFLDGFYRHRLDLPEALRRAAVAAAITCTRPGAQPPDATELANELRRVTS
- a CDS encoding sensor domain-containing protein; translated protein: MRSVMGALSVALGVMTPATATADPSSNVPPAAIDRLMFSQREAERVMGAGLPNVQRQSATFALDTDRPDCGSVVLASVSSYDRSPYMAAHSQALWDHPGWFTLVDQSVAVFSTDQEARGFTRSEADRWRTCENQTINVSEQAVDGSVLQATVDIRDITQVDNVLAVSYGRNDSAYAFCQHVLLGERNVAIDIRTCSTVSKSDGERAFELMKIVGPRVWEA
- a CDS encoding sensor domain-containing protein gives rise to the protein MTIVLSAALACAAPALAEQGSPIPPAAIDDLMVTPDEASSVMKTGFPVVDRFNALSALTTDRPDCGSVVLPSVATYDRGPYMAAHQQYLQDSAPWNVQLAQSIAVFPTDDEARDFASTEMDMWLKCSKHTVHDSAQWRYAIGSLHRDDDAVVGSYVMITNDGARMSCSRLLARVRNTATDLRACSAGPESYQRLLGIAKIIGPRYDAA
- the nagA gene encoding N-acetylglucosamine-6-phosphate deacetylase produces the protein MSVTAPGFFDMHVHGGGGASFGRDAEANLVAATWHRSHGTDGLLASLVTLAPDDLLRAVRVLAEMTGAEGIAGIHLEGPWLSPQYAGAHDPRLLREPDLGELERLLDAGGGHIKMVTIAPELPGAISAIEMLSGRGVVAAVGHTNATYEQTQQAISAGATVATHLFNAMRPIHHREPGPIPALLESPDVTIELIADGVHIHPAIYRTVLAAVGPDRIALVTDAMCAAGMPDGAYQLGDLPVTVAGGEARLPNGTIAGSTASMADLHRFAAAQAGTDIATRQTSVNPRRAVGC
- a CDS encoding SIS domain-containing protein, which codes for MADEIRQQPTVWGRLLSDGRSAIAEVAAKIVEYSPRFVLFVARGTSDHAALYGKYLTEIIWQLPAGLASPSTMTTYGARPDLSGVLVIGVSQSGGSPDLVQTLTVARQQGACTVAVTNAARSPLATAAEHHIDVLAGPELAVAATKSYTAQLLALYLLLTDVAGRDNTAAALLPERGEEILHSAVVQQLATRYRFASRLVTTGRGYSYPTAREAALKLMETSYLSAQAFSGADLLHGPLAMVDHQVPVIAIVPDGVGGRAMNDVLHRLAGRGADVCCIGSADAVAATGLGVTLEPTLEELSPMLAIIPLQLLAMQLAIGRGENPDVPRGLSKVTETL